The Lysobacter luteus genome contains the following window.
GGAAGGGCGGGACCTCGGCGCGGTCGTTGCCGCGCTGCAGGCCCGGCAATCAGGCGCCGATGCCGCCGCCGTCGTGCCTGACACCTCGTCCCGCCAGCCGGCTTCGGCCGCCGGGATGGCACCGTGGCTCGGCACCTGGCGCGACCCGTGGTTTGGCGACGTCACGATCTGCGCGGTCGACGACCGCGTGGCGTTCCGTTCGGCCAAGTCGCCGCGCCTGAGCGGCGACCTGATGCGCGTGGGCGACCGCTACCTGGTCGACTGGCACGCCGACCATGCCGAAGCCTGGGCCGATTTCAGCCAGGAGGCCGGCATCCGCCGGCTGGGGATGGCCAAGGTCGATCCCGATGCGGACTTCAGTTACGACTACGAAGACCTCGCGTTCGTCCGTACCGGTGACTGTGCCGGGCCATCGGCGAGTGGAGGCTAGGGCGATGCGTGCATCCTTTACTCTGCTTGCGTCCGCCGCCCTGATGGCCGGTTGCACTACCTCCGCCGAGCGTATCGCCCATGTCGACGCGGTCATGGAGCGTTACGCCGGTACCGTGCCCGGCGCATCGGTGCTGGTGCTGCATGACGGCCAGCCCGCGATCCGCCGAGCCTGGGGCATGTCCGACCTCGAGTCCGGCATGCAGGCGGCGCCGTCGACCAACTACCGGCTTGCATCGGTCAGCAAGCAGTTCACGGCCGCGGCGATCCTGCTGCTCGCCGAGGACGGACGGCTGGAGATCGAGGATCCGGTCCGCACGTGGCTGCCGTCGCTACCCGAAGCCACCGCACCGGTCACGATCCACCACCTGTTGAGCCACACCTCCGGGCTGGTGGACTACGAGGACGTCATCCCGGAATCGATGACCTGGCAGTTGCGCGACGCCGACGTGCTAAGGCTGCTCGAGTCGCAGGACCGCACCTATTTCGCGCCCGGCAGCGACTACCGGTACAGCAACAGCGGCTATGCGCTGCTAGCACTGATCGTGGAGCGGGCGTCCGGGCAGGATTTCCCGACCTTCCTGCGCGAGCGGATCTTCCTGCCGCTGGGCATGGCCAACACCCTGGCGTACGTGCGCGAGGGACCCCCGGTGCCCAACCGCGCCTGGGGCTACAGCCTGGTCGACGGCGCCTGGCAACGCACCGACCAGAGCCAGACCAGCGCGGTGCTGGGCGACGGCGGCATCTACTCCTCGATCGAGGACCTCGCCCGCTGGGACGCGGCCTTGTACGACGACCGCCTGCTTTCGCGCACCTCGCGCGCGCTGGCGTTCACCTCTGCCACGACGACCGACGACCCGACGGTTGAATACGGCTACGGGTGGCGCATTACCGGCCAGAGCCTGTGGCATTCGGGCGAGACCATGGGCTTCCGCAACGTGCTGGTGCGCTGGCCCGAGCAGCGGCTCACGGTGATCGTGCTGACCAACCGCAACGACCCCGAGCCCTACCGGATGGCGCTGGACATCGCCGAACCCTGGTTGCGCGACTGACGCAGGCGGCCCGCGTGACGGCGCGGGCCGGTGGTATCCTCGCGCCGCTGGCCTGTACGCGCCGGCATGGATGCAGGACCACCAAACGGATTTGGTTGAACCGCCATGGACTGGACTTTCCCCGACGTGCCGCCGGCGCTCGCCCGCGCACTGCCCGTGCACGACACCCGCCTCATCGAACTCGACCTGCCCGCCGCTGGGCCGGGCGTTCGATTGATGGCCGAACGATTCACCGGTCATGAGGCGGTCTGCGCCGATTTCCGGTTCGAGATCGATTGCCTGTCCGGGTCGGCCGCGTTCGAACCGACCACGCTGATCGGCCAACCGCTGTCGCTGCGGTTGCAGGTGGCCGACGGCGGGCGCCGATACTGGCACGGCTACTGCACGCGGGTGGCCTCGCTGGGCAGCGATGGCGGGCTGGCGAGGCACCGGCTCACGATGGAGCCTTGGACCGCGCTGCTGCGGCTGCGGCGCAATGCGCTGGTTTTCCAGGACCTCGATGCGCTCGGCGTGGTGGAACGCATCCTCGATGACTACCCGCATGCGGCGCTGAAGGTCGACGTGACCCGGTCGCTGCCGGTCCGCCCGATCACCACGCAGTACCGCGAGAGTGACCACGCCTTCGTGTTCCGTCTGCTGGCCGACGCCGGACTGGCGTGGCGCTTCGACCACGTGCAGGGCGAGGCCGGTGCGGGCGAAGCCAGCCACGCGCTGGTGGTGTTCGATCGCGATGCGGAGGCACCGGAGGCGACGCCTGCCGTGTTGCGTTTCCACCGCACCGACATCGCCGAGTCGGAGGACGCGATCAGCCATTTCACCGCGCAGCGGCAGATCACCGCCAACGCGTTCACCACGGCGAGTTGGGACCCCGCCCAGGTCGAGGCGGTGTCGGCCGCAGTATCCGGTGACGCCGCAGGGCCACACGTCCCGACGCTGGAGGTCTACACGGTGCC
Protein-coding sequences here:
- a CDS encoding serine hydrolase domain-containing protein, translated to MAGCTTSAERIAHVDAVMERYAGTVPGASVLVLHDGQPAIRRAWGMSDLESGMQAAPSTNYRLASVSKQFTAAAILLLAEDGRLEIEDPVRTWLPSLPEATAPVTIHHLLSHTSGLVDYEDVIPESMTWQLRDADVLRLLESQDRTYFAPGSDYRYSNSGYALLALIVERASGQDFPTFLRERIFLPLGMANTLAYVREGPPVPNRAWGYSLVDGAWQRTDQSQTSAVLGDGGIYSSIEDLARWDAALYDDRLLSRTSRALAFTSATTTDDPTVEYGYGWRITGQSLWHSGETMGFRNVLVRWPEQRLTVIVLTNRNDPEPYRMALDIAEPWLRD